A single region of the Biomaibacter acetigenes genome encodes:
- the dapA gene encoding 4-hydroxy-tetrahydrodipicolinate synthase produces MDFGKVITAMVTPFDENQAVDFAAFENLIEHLIKTGTDTLLVTGTTGESPTLSDEEKLELFKAAKNIAGTRAKVIAGTGSNSTHHSIELSQKAEKIGVDGLLLVSPYYNKPTQEGLYQHFRMIAQSVDIPVILYNVPGRTAVTIEPETLGRLSEVKNIAAVKDAGGNLDKTSKTRVLAPDLTVYSGDDSLTLPMLALGAKGVISVASHIVGKDIKEMIEAFERGDHRKAEEIHLKLFDLFKALFVITNPIPVKEALNMMGIKVGGFRPPLTPADEKTKKMLEGILKARGLIQ; encoded by the coding sequence ATGGATTTCGGGAAAGTCATAACTGCTATGGTAACGCCGTTTGATGAAAATCAGGCGGTGGATTTTGCGGCTTTTGAAAATCTCATAGAGCACCTCATAAAAACCGGTACCGATACGCTGCTCGTCACCGGTACTACTGGAGAATCACCCACCCTTTCCGATGAGGAAAAACTAGAACTCTTCAAAGCAGCAAAAAATATTGCGGGTACCAGGGCAAAGGTCATTGCCGGCACCGGTTCCAATTCTACCCACCACAGTATAGAACTTTCTCAAAAGGCGGAAAAAATCGGTGTAGACGGCCTCCTGCTGGTATCTCCCTATTACAACAAACCCACCCAGGAAGGTCTTTACCAGCATTTCAGGATGATAGCCCAATCGGTGGATATACCGGTGATTTTATACAACGTGCCCGGCAGGACCGCTGTGACCATAGAACCGGAAACCCTGGGCAGACTTTCGGAAGTAAAAAACATAGCGGCGGTAAAGGACGCGGGAGGCAACCTCGATAAGACCAGCAAGACCAGGGTTCTGGCCCCGGACCTTACCGTCTACAGCGGCGACGACAGTCTTACCCTCCCTATGCTCGCCTTAGGAGCGAAGGGCGTCATCAGTGTGGCGTCCCATATAGTGGGCAAAGACATAAAAGAGATGATTGAGGCCTTCGAGAGGGGAGACCATAGGAAGGCTGAAGAGATCCACCTGAAGCTGTTCGATCTTTTCAAGGCGCTCTTTGTCATAACAAATCCCATACCTGTCAAAGAAGCCCTCAACATGATGGGAATAAAAGTGGGAGGTTTCCGTCCGCCGCTCACCCCGGCCGATGAAAAGACTAAAAAGATGCTGGAAGGAATTTTGAAAGCCCGAGGGCTAATACAATAG
- a CDS encoding sigma 54-interacting transcriptional regulator, whose product MQKLKVGIIGAGRGGSALLETLKDFDNIQVVGIADIERKAPGMKIAGQRGIRCFDSAEKLLRESQLDVVFEVTGDDGLVKELRSMIPESTTLVESRAVNIMLTIIRERKELLEIKEIKEQLSIILNSAQEGIQMVDRNGIIKYVNQGYTRITGIPAEQRIGTNVFDVSPDGALVEVLRTGKPCLGKRNRAVGSNAEVISNASPIVVNGKMTGAVVVFQDISEIIHLTEELRRSTSVINGLKDEIKKLSEGQGKFEDIVCQSQKMKNIINLAQKAAREDTTILITGESGTGKEIFANAIHAESPRNGKPFIKVNCAAIPENLLESELFGYEAGAFTGAGKLKLGKFELASGGTIFLDEIGDMSPVLQAKLLRVIQGQEIERIGGTHPIKIDVRIISATNRDLVDLIRRGRFREDLYFRLNVINIHIPPLRERKEDIPALTDLYINFFNRKFYKNVKGVTNKARDMLMSYNWPGNVRELANILERTILMADGEWITEELLIPYFEQFKGREKARGGILPLEEMEKRMIKKALEEYGTSVEGKRKASEALKISLATLYNKLKKYGIRI is encoded by the coding sequence ATGCAGAAATTAAAAGTCGGTATTATAGGTGCGGGCAGAGGCGGCAGCGCTCTACTGGAGACATTAAAGGATTTTGACAATATTCAGGTAGTTGGCATAGCCGACATTGAACGGAAGGCTCCGGGGATGAAAATAGCAGGGCAGCGGGGCATAAGATGCTTTGATAGTGCCGAAAAACTTTTGCGGGAAAGCCAGTTGGATGTGGTTTTTGAGGTGACAGGAGATGACGGCCTGGTAAAAGAGCTCCGGAGCATGATCCCGGAAAGTACCACACTGGTGGAGTCCAGGGCTGTAAATATCATGCTTACCATTATCAGGGAGCGAAAAGAGCTGCTGGAAATAAAGGAGATAAAAGAACAGCTTTCCATAATCCTGAACTCCGCCCAGGAAGGTATCCAGATGGTGGACCGCAACGGAATCATAAAATATGTGAATCAGGGATATACAAGGATTACCGGTATTCCCGCCGAGCAGCGTATAGGCACCAATGTGTTTGATGTGTCCCCCGATGGCGCCCTGGTGGAGGTGTTGAGGACGGGCAAACCCTGTTTAGGCAAGAGAAACAGGGCGGTGGGGTCCAATGCCGAGGTCATTTCCAACGCATCCCCCATCGTTGTAAACGGCAAGATGACCGGAGCTGTGGTGGTGTTTCAGGATATCAGTGAGATCATCCATCTTACCGAAGAACTCCGGCGTTCCACCTCTGTCATCAATGGATTGAAGGATGAAATAAAAAAGCTAAGCGAAGGCCAGGGGAAATTTGAGGATATAGTGTGTCAAAGCCAGAAGATGAAGAATATTATAAATTTAGCACAAAAAGCTGCCCGGGAGGACACCACCATCTTGATCACAGGGGAGAGCGGTACCGGCAAGGAAATCTTCGCCAATGCCATCCACGCTGAAAGTCCCAGAAACGGCAAGCCCTTCATCAAGGTGAACTGCGCCGCTATACCTGAAAATCTTCTGGAAAGCGAGCTTTTCGGTTATGAGGCCGGAGCATTCACCGGTGCCGGAAAGCTCAAACTGGGGAAATTTGAACTTGCTTCTGGCGGTACCATATTCCTAGATGAAATCGGGGACATGAGCCCGGTGCTGCAGGCAAAACTTTTAAGGGTTATCCAGGGTCAGGAAATTGAGCGCATCGGCGGCACACACCCCATAAAAATCGATGTAAGGATAATTTCCGCCACCAACAGGGACCTGGTGGACCTCATTCGCCGCGGCCGCTTCCGGGAAGACCTTTATTTCCGGCTGAATGTAATAAACATTCACATTCCACCTTTGAGGGAAAGAAAAGAAGATATCCCGGCCCTCACCGATTTATATATTAATTTCTTTAACCGAAAATTTTATAAAAATGTGAAAGGGGTGACCAATAAGGCGAGGGACATGCTGATGTCCTACAACTGGCCGGGCAATGTGAGGGAGCTGGCAAACATCCTGGAGAGGACCATCCTCATGGCCGACGGGGAATGGATCACCGAGGAACTTCTGATACCCTACTTCGAACAGTTCAAAGGCCGGGAAAAGGCCAGGGGCGGCATACTTCCCCTGGAAGAAATGGAAAAGCGCATGATAAAGAAGGCCCTGGAGGAATACGGCACCAGCGTGGAAGGCAAGCGCAAGGCCTCCGAAGCCCTGAAAATATCCCTGGCTACTCTGTATAATAAATTAAAAAAATATGGCATCCGCATATAA
- a CDS encoding NAD(P)/FAD-dependent oxidoreductase, giving the protein MKSTDVVVIGGGVIGCSVAYHLAKRGIDVTIVERDDIASGTSGACDKAVLLQSKNPGLHLEMALESVKLFPQLQRDLDTDIEFKNNGGMIVIKTQEQWQVMQGFVERQKKVGLWVELLGREQALQRQPAFAQDIVGSTYSPMDGEVNPINLTLGFFRGAKKYGAKPLLSTEVRGIKVEKGRVSSVLTTGEEILTRFVVNACGVYAPVIGRMVGIDIPIIPRRGQIIVTEPVPPLIHGDVNCARYITAKFKPELLGNDENARLGIGLSLGQTENGNLLIGGTREFVGYDRRTTHRALRAILKHAVSLVPALKDISIIRSFAGLRPYTPDGLPILGEVENLKGFIMAAGHEGDGIALSAVTGKIISEIIADGRTSLNIDMGKLSLSRFKEEDIHGFRESHNCYGNAV; this is encoded by the coding sequence ATGAAATCTACCGATGTAGTGGTGATCGGAGGAGGGGTCATAGGCTGTTCCGTAGCATACCATCTCGCAAAAAGGGGAATTGATGTCACCATCGTCGAAAGGGACGATATAGCTTCGGGAACCTCCGGAGCATGTGATAAGGCTGTCCTTCTGCAATCCAAAAACCCTGGGCTGCACCTGGAGATGGCCCTTGAAAGCGTCAAGCTGTTCCCCCAACTTCAGAGGGACCTGGATACAGATATAGAATTTAAAAATAACGGCGGCATGATAGTCATAAAAACTCAAGAACAGTGGCAGGTTATGCAGGGATTTGTAGAAAGGCAGAAAAAAGTAGGCCTCTGGGTAGAACTTCTGGGACGAGAACAGGCCCTCCAGCGGCAACCGGCCTTTGCACAGGATATAGTGGGTTCCACATACAGTCCCATGGACGGTGAAGTGAACCCCATTAACCTGACTCTTGGGTTTTTCCGCGGGGCCAAAAAATACGGGGCAAAACCACTGCTTTCTACGGAAGTCAGGGGTATAAAGGTGGAAAAAGGCAGGGTCAGCTCGGTTTTGACCACCGGGGAGGAAATACTCACCAGATTTGTGGTAAATGCCTGCGGTGTTTATGCACCGGTCATAGGCAGGATGGTAGGGATCGATATTCCTATTATCCCGAGGAGGGGACAGATAATAGTGACTGAACCGGTACCCCCTCTCATCCATGGAGATGTGAACTGTGCCAGGTATATAACCGCCAAGTTCAAACCTGAGCTCCTGGGCAATGATGAAAATGCCAGGCTGGGCATCGGGCTTTCACTGGGACAGACCGAAAACGGTAACCTGCTCATCGGGGGCACCAGGGAGTTCGTGGGTTATGACAGGAGAACCACCCACAGGGCCCTCCGGGCCATATTAAAACATGCTGTCAGCCTGGTGCCGGCCTTGAAGGATATCAGCATTATACGCAGCTTTGCCGGGCTCCGGCCCTATACGCCCGACGGCCTCCCCATACTGGGAGAGGTTGAGAACCTCAAGGGGTTCATTATGGCTGCGGGCCATGAGGGAGACGGCATAGCCCTTTCGGCCGTAACCGGCAAAATAATATCCGAAATCATTGCTGACGGCCGTACGTCATTAAATATTGACATGGGGAAATTATCTCTTTCAAGATTTAAGGAGGAAGATATACATGGATTTCGGGAAAGTCATAACTGCTATGGTAACGCCGTTTGA